Proteins encoded within one genomic window of Macaca thibetana thibetana isolate TM-01 chromosome 3, ASM2454274v1, whole genome shotgun sequence:
- the LOC126951212 gene encoding keratin-associated protein 26-1-like: MSCPNYCSGNCSSGSLRTSCHIPLTSIALCPTNVSCGDVLCLPASCQDPTWLTDNCQETCGEPTSCQPAHCETGNLETSCGSSTAYYVPRPCQGSSFLPASSFVSSSCLPLSCRPQSYVSSGYRPLRVLLNSYQPLGGCVPSGYRPQSCFSNSCQPQNLLTSGCRPSSCLAYGPQTLHVVSSSLRPLRPLFSGCQPLTHVFNTCRPSCSGL, from the coding sequence ATGTCTTGCCCCAACTATTGCTCTGGAAACTGCAGCTCAGGATCTCTCAGAACCTCCTGCCATATTCCTCTCACCTCCATCGCCCTCTGCCCTACCAACGTCAGCTGTGGAGATGTCCTCTGCTTACCCGCTAGCTGTCAAGACCCTACCTGGCTCACAGACAACTGCCAAGAGACCTGCGGTGAACCAACCAGCTGCCAGCCGGCCCACTGTGAGACCGGCAACCTTGAAACCTCTTGCGGTTCTTCCACTGCCTACTACGTGCCCAGGCCCTGCCAAGGAAGCAgttttcttcctgcttcttctttcGTCTCCAGCTCCTGCCTTCCACTATCCTGTAGACCACAGAGCTACGTGTCCAGCGGCTATCGTCCACTGAGGGTGCTGCTCAATAGTTACCAGCCCCTAGGAGGCTGTGTGCCCAGTGGCTATCGCCCCCAATCCTGCTTCTCCAACAGTTGCCAGCCCCAAAACCTCCTCACTTCTGGATGCCGACCCTCGAGTTGCTTAGCCTATGGTCCTCAAACTCTTCACGTTGTGTCCAGCAGCCTCAGAcctctgaggcctctgttcagTGGTTGCCAACCTCTGACCCATGTGTTCAACACGTGTCGTCCATCTTGCTCTGGACTGTGA